The following proteins are encoded in a genomic region of Pseudomonadota bacterium:
- a CDS encoding Crp/Fnr family transcriptional regulator — translation MKNIFEIISAVPLFNGLLDEQLNDIQNIAVSKYFNKGETIFLEGDPGNGFYVVADGLVKIYKVSSEGKEQILHILGPGEPFGEVPVFAGQAFPANAQAIAKSHCLFFPRTDFINLVTKNPSLSLSMLAVLSMRLRQFTVQIENLSLKEVPGRLASYLLHLAEEQGENNSVKLNISKTQLASLLGTIPETMSRIFAKMADMKLIEVEGRNIKLLDRSGLATLGEYGKNME, via the coding sequence ATGAAAAATATTTTTGAAATAATATCTGCTGTTCCGCTTTTTAACGGCCTTTTAGATGAGCAGCTTAATGATATACAAAATATTGCCGTAAGCAAATATTTTAATAAAGGTGAAACTATTTTTTTAGAAGGTGATCCTGGAAACGGTTTTTATGTTGTTGCAGATGGTCTTGTTAAAATCTACAAAGTATCTTCCGAAGGAAAAGAGCAAATCCTTCACATATTGGGTCCCGGAGAACCTTTTGGAGAAGTTCCGGTATTTGCCGGCCAGGCTTTTCCTGCTAACGCACAAGCGATTGCAAAAAGTCATTGCCTGTTTTTTCCGAGAACGGATTTCATAAACCTGGTAACAAAAAATCCTTCTCTTTCTTTAAGTATGCTTGCCGTTCTTTCCATGAGACTAAGGCAATTTACAGTCCAGATCGAAAATCTTTCTCTTAAAGAGGTTCCGGGTCGGCTTGCATCATATTTATTACACCTTGCCGAAGAACAGGGAGAAAACAACTCTGTCAAATTAAATATTTCAAAAACTCAGCTTGCCAGCCTTCTTGGAACAATTCCCGAAACCATGTCAAGAATTTTTGCAAAAATGGCTGATATGAAATTAATTGAGGTCGAAGGCCGGAACATTAAACTGCTTGACCGTTCCGGACTTGCAACCCTTGGAGAATATGGAAAAAATATGGAGTAA
- a CDS encoding 2-hydroxyacyl-CoA dehydratase family protein yields MGAMKRLKDHLSDRASTLRKQKNDGIKIIGYTPGGFMPEELVHAAGAIPVCLLKGGDADSVIESLKYNPRFFCTFCKTQIAYLMGGDLVYNLPDVLIVPHTDCNHKIIADSWNYYGDTDVIRYGVPHNKGEAARVYFKGGLELLKKKLEDLTGNKITDEKLFDEIKTGNTIRSLLKEISFTRKINQAAISSRDFTMLQHASTFADKDFFIEILEAVRDEVIKKPVSNKDRKRVMMIASSLANGDNLVHDIIENTEADIVYEEVTEGYRPYLDNVEINGADPIQNLSDTYFDKRILAPWDRPWGDRMERLITKAKEFSCGGVLWYQMMYRDGFDIQAHYFSKMLEEEAGIPMVKIESDYAPAEKGPARTRIETLVEIMKGN; encoded by the coding sequence ATGGGAGCAATGAAACGGCTGAAAGATCATTTGTCGGACAGAGCATCGACATTAAGGAAACAAAAAAACGATGGTATCAAAATTATCGGTTACACACCCGGCGGTTTCATGCCTGAAGAACTTGTCCATGCAGCTGGTGCAATTCCGGTTTGCCTTTTAAAAGGTGGCGATGCTGATTCCGTAATCGAAAGTTTAAAGTACAATCCAAGGTTTTTTTGTACTTTTTGCAAAACCCAGATTGCATACCTGATGGGTGGCGATCTGGTATATAATTTGCCGGATGTTCTGATCGTTCCCCACACAGACTGTAACCACAAGATAATTGCCGATTCCTGGAACTACTACGGCGATACAGATGTCATCCGATATGGCGTTCCCCATAACAAAGGAGAGGCGGCGCGTGTGTATTTTAAAGGTGGTTTGGAATTACTGAAGAAAAAGCTTGAAGATCTCACCGGAAACAAAATTACTGATGAAAAGCTTTTTGATGAGATCAAAACCGGAAACACAATAAGAAGCCTTTTAAAAGAAATCAGCTTTACGCGAAAAATAAACCAGGCTGCCATCAGCAGCAGAGATTTCACAATGCTTCAGCATGCATCCACTTTTGCTGATAAAGACTTTTTCATAGAAATTCTTGAAGCTGTTCGCGATGAAGTAATAAAAAAGCCTGTTTCGAACAAAGATCGAAAACGGGTTATGATGATTGCATCTTCTTTGGCGAACGGTGATAATCTTGTGCATGATATTATTGAAAATACTGAAGCTGATATTGTTTATGAAGAGGTCACGGAAGGATACCGTCCTTATCTGGATAATGTGGAAATTAATGGGGCGGACCCGATACAAAACTTGTCCGATACATATTTTGACAAACGGATACTTGCCCCCTGGGATCGCCCCTGGGGAGATCGCATGGAACGGCTTATTACAAAGGCAAAGGAGTTTTCCTGCGGTGGAGTTCTCTGGTATCAGATGATGTACCGTGACGGATTTGATATCCAGGCCCATTATTTTAGTAAAATGTTAGAAGAGGAAGCAGGAATTCCGATGGTCAAGATTGAATCCGATTATGCCCCGGCAGAAAAGGGTCCTGCACGGACAAGAATTGAGACATTAGTTGAAATCATGAAGGGCAACTAG
- a CDS encoding ferritin family protein, whose product MSYDFNADDIFEIAEQLEKNGANFYRKAAGSTSDSAGKTLLLKLADMEDNHEKSFKELRAGLGEKEKAPLVFDPNDEAVLYLRAIADTRVFFEKQIDNTSLKEIYKSAIEAEKDSIVFYLGIKDAVPVKFGKDKIEAIIKEEMKHIRMLSAELLSLK is encoded by the coding sequence ATGAGTTATGATTTTAATGCAGATGATATATTTGAAATAGCTGAACAATTAGAAAAAAACGGTGCAAATTTTTACAGAAAAGCAGCAGGAAGCACCTCTGATTCTGCCGGCAAAACACTTTTACTTAAGCTTGCCGATATGGAAGATAATCATGAAAAAAGCTTCAAGGAATTAAGAGCTGGTCTTGGTGAAAAAGAGAAAGCGCCTTTAGTTTTTGATCCTAATGATGAAGCTGTTCTTTATCTTCGTGCAATAGCTGATACAAGAGTGTTTTTTGAAAAACAGATTGATAATACCTCTCTTAAAGAGATCTACAAATCAGCAATTGAAGCCGAAAAAGACTCAATTGTATTTTATTTGGGTATTAAAGATGCTGTTCCCGTAAAATTCGGGAAAGATAAAATTGAAGCTATAATTAAAGAAGAAATGAAGCATATCAGGATGCTAAGCGCTGAGCTGCTAAGTCTCAAATAG
- a CDS encoding alpha/beta hydrolase, which translates to MKKVIWFCIALMFTISLMSCTRFFILKKEVARLDKSYYLGGKLGHEFQTNMSVWVFVWEKHEDGVIDITEAEKLDANKTFVIMLPPGERYYVGALEDANNNEEYDPGERIWFNGEPSPVEFRNGRSNTLIIRLSGKIKPTKEDIRAFARARKGRSYIELKGSGQVPIFIGKQAELNDPIFSAQMGEKGLWEPASFLNEIGLGVYFLSEYDPDKIPVLFVHGAGGSPQDWKHILKGFDDHKYQKWFYHYPGGIRLNQTADALNIIIETLYKKYRFKELYIVAHSMGGLVSRSFIIKNRIEAGNSYITKFVSIATPWAGHEAAALGVKRAPAVIPSWIDMQLNSQFINELMEQKIEDKLDYYLLFTFKGAKSAFLPASNDGTVSLASQLTPKAQQEAKRLFGFNCNHTSVLHNDDVITTLKSIMKNP; encoded by the coding sequence ATGAAAAAAGTAATATGGTTTTGCATTGCATTAATGTTTACGATCAGTCTGATGTCCTGCACAAGATTTTTTATATTAAAGAAGGAAGTGGCTCGACTTGATAAATCCTATTATTTGGGAGGTAAGCTTGGCCATGAGTTCCAAACGAACATGAGTGTATGGGTGTTTGTCTGGGAAAAACATGAAGATGGCGTAATTGACATAACTGAAGCGGAAAAACTGGATGCAAACAAAACGTTTGTCATTATGCTGCCCCCCGGGGAGCGATATTATGTTGGCGCCCTGGAAGATGCAAATAACAACGAAGAATATGATCCGGGTGAACGGATATGGTTCAACGGAGAGCCCAGTCCGGTAGAATTTAGAAACGGAAGGAGTAATACACTCATTATTCGGCTTTCAGGCAAAATCAAACCAACGAAAGAAGATATCCGTGCTTTTGCCAGAGCACGGAAGGGTCGCAGCTATATAGAGCTAAAGGGCTCAGGACAAGTTCCCATTTTCATCGGCAAACAGGCCGAGCTAAACGATCCCATATTTTCTGCACAAATGGGAGAAAAAGGTCTATGGGAACCGGCCTCTTTTCTTAATGAAATCGGACTTGGTGTTTACTTTCTATCCGAATATGATCCTGATAAAATTCCGGTTCTTTTCGTTCACGGGGCAGGCGGATCTCCCCAGGATTGGAAACACATATTAAAAGGGTTTGATGATCATAAGTATCAAAAGTGGTTCTACCATTATCCCGGCGGAATTAGACTGAACCAGACAGCCGATGCCCTGAATATAATCATAGAGACCCTTTATAAAAAATACCGGTTCAAGGAACTATATATTGTAGCTCACAGTATGGGCGGCCTTGTTTCCCGCTCGTTCATCATCAAGAATCGGATTGAGGCAGGAAACAGCTATATTACCAAATTTGTGTCCATTGCTACTCCCTGGGCCGGGCATGAAGCTGCAGCTCTGGGGGTAAAGCGTGCTCCGGCAGTTATTCCTTCCTGGATTGATATGCAGTTGAACAGTCAGTTTATCAATGAGCTTATGGAGCAAAAAATAGAAGACAAATTAGACTACTATCTTTTATTTACTTTTAAAGGGGCAAAATCGGCTTTTCTTCCTGCAAGCAATGATGGTACTGTTAGTCTGGCCAGTCAGCTTACACCAAAAGCACAGCAGGAAGCAAAAAGACTGTTTGGTTTTAACTGTAACCACACATCGGTTCTTCATAACGATGATGTGATAACAACTCTTAAGAGCATTATGAAGAATCCCTGA
- a CDS encoding HD domain-containing protein codes for MKCPGQDSRYWKQGAIFDETCPKCGSKVEFFKDDTARKCGNCGHRFINPKMDFGCASYCEYAEQCLGTLPDELLAKKEDLLKDRVAIEMKRYFKTDFKRIGHASKVARYAERIGKLEKGNLAVILAAAYLHDIGITEAERKYNSTAPKYQEELGPPIAREILIKLGANEKLIDEVCDIVGHHHHPRPDDNINYKVVYDADVIVNVEDNHKEKPADKDYITKIIEKSFLTENGKNIAREVLL; via the coding sequence ATGAAATGTCCAGGGCAGGACAGCCGGTATTGGAAACAGGGGGCCATATTTGATGAAACCTGTCCCAAATGCGGTAGTAAAGTTGAATTTTTTAAAGATGACACAGCAAGAAAATGCGGAAACTGCGGCCACAGATTTATTAACCCTAAAATGGATTTTGGATGTGCGTCTTATTGCGAATATGCAGAACAATGCCTTGGAACACTTCCCGATGAGCTTCTTGCCAAAAAAGAAGATTTATTAAAAGACAGGGTTGCTATAGAAATGAAGCGATATTTTAAAACCGATTTTAAAAGAATTGGTCATGCTTCAAAGGTTGCCCGGTATGCCGAAAGAATCGGCAAACTTGAGAAAGGAAATCTTGCTGTAATTTTGGCAGCTGCTTATCTTCACGATATAGGAATAACCGAGGCTGAACGTAAATATAACAGTACAGCCCCAAAATATCAGGAAGAGCTTGGGCCGCCTATTGCAAGGGAAATTCTTATAAAGCTTGGTGCAAATGAGAAATTAATCGATGAGGTATGCGATATAGTAGGCCATCATCATCACCCCCGGCCTGATGATAATATTAATTATAAAGTTGTTTACGATGCTGATGTAATCGTCAATGTTGAGGACAATCATAAGGAAAAACCTGCTGATAAAGATTACATAACTAAAATAATCGAAAAATCTTTTTTGACCGAAAACGGCAAAAACATTGCACGTGAGGTCTTATTATAA
- a CDS encoding 4Fe-4S binding protein codes for MKVTRKIIEIDDELCDGCGQCVPSCAEGALQIVDGKVKVISDNLCDGLGACLGECPTGALKVIERDAEEFDEEAVEKQLHENKKKIAEEPALACGCPSSTVQILSCPDAGSSSSQAQNEESTLGHWPVQIKLVPPKAPFLKGADLLVLADCVPVSFPTLHRDFLKGKAVMMGCPKFDDAEEYIDKFAQVFKEAGMKSVTTVIMEVPCCSGLPMIVKKGMDQSGVKIPMEKIVISTKGKIISRIKE; via the coding sequence ATGAAAGTTACCCGAAAAATAATAGAAATAGATGACGAGCTTTGTGACGGCTGTGGCCAATGCGTTCCATCCTGCGCGGAAGGTGCGCTTCAGATAGTTGACGGAAAAGTAAAAGTAATATCAGACAACTTATGTGACGGACTCGGAGCCTGTCTCGGAGAATGTCCGACCGGTGCTTTAAAGGTTATAGAGCGAGATGCGGAAGAGTTTGATGAAGAGGCTGTTGAAAAACAACTTCACGAGAATAAGAAAAAAATAGCAGAAGAACCTGCTTTAGCGTGTGGTTGTCCATCTTCTACAGTTCAAATCCTGTCCTGTCCTGATGCCGGCAGTTCTTCTTCGCAAGCGCAAAATGAAGAATCTACTCTTGGCCACTGGCCAGTACAAATTAAACTGGTTCCGCCAAAAGCACCTTTTTTGAAAGGAGCGGATTTACTTGTTCTGGCAGATTGTGTGCCTGTATCTTTTCCAACCCTTCACAGGGATTTTCTAAAAGGAAAAGCGGTAATGATGGGATGCCCCAAGTTTGATGATGCTGAAGAATACATAGACAAATTTGCGCAGGTTTTCAAAGAAGCCGGAATGAAAAGTGTAACAACGGTAATCATGGAAGTTCCATGCTGTTCCGGTTTGCCAATGATAGTGAAAAAAGGAATGGATCAATCGGGTGTTAAAATACCTATGGAAAAAATCGTGATAAGCACAAAAGGAAAAATCATAAGCCGTATAAAAGAATAA
- the hcp gene encoding hydroxylamine reductase: protein MFCNQCEQTSKGEGCTKGGVCGKSSEVAALQDLLIYAVRGLSLYAIEGYKANIKDDEINIFTCEAVFSTLTNVDFDPARFQKLIDQCVVLRNSLKEKLAKAGINTAYAEGPAVFVPEKTIEGLIAQGEKVGAKSDPDINPDILSLQQILTYGIKGVAAYADHARILGQSDDKVYQFIYEALAAGLNKNLGADELVGLVLRCGEANLLAMELLDTANTGAYGHPVPTKVPLGAKKGNAILVSGHDLKDLEEILKQTEGKGINVYTHGEMLPAHGYPGLKKYSHLYGHYGTGWQNQAKEFAEFPGTILMTTNCIQKPKDVYKDNIFTTGLVGWPGVTHIADKNFAQVINKALGMPGFEKDNDGKSVMVGFARNAVMGVAGQVIEAVKAKAIRHFFLVAGCDGAKPGRNYYTEFVEKVPKDCVVLTLACGKFRFFDKDLGDIGGIPRLLDVGQCNDAYSAVQIAVALSKAFDCGVNDLPLSMVLSWYEQKAVAILLTLLYLGIKDIRLGPSLPAFITPNILNVLVDKFNIMPIKTPDEDLKAILG from the coding sequence ATGTTTTGTAACCAGTGTGAGCAGACATCAAAAGGAGAGGGATGTACTAAAGGGGGCGTATGCGGTAAAAGCTCTGAAGTAGCAGCTTTGCAGGATCTTCTGATTTATGCGGTAAGAGGATTATCTTTGTATGCTATCGAAGGATATAAAGCGAATATTAAAGATGATGAAATAAATATATTTACCTGCGAGGCGGTTTTTTCAACTTTAACAAATGTGGATTTTGACCCTGCAAGATTTCAAAAACTTATTGATCAATGTGTTGTTCTCCGCAATTCCCTTAAGGAAAAGCTTGCAAAAGCCGGGATTAATACCGCTTATGCAGAAGGCCCGGCAGTTTTTGTTCCTGAAAAAACAATCGAGGGACTTATAGCACAGGGAGAAAAAGTCGGGGCAAAAAGTGATCCTGATATTAACCCTGACATTTTGTCTCTGCAACAGATTTTAACATACGGAATAAAGGGTGTTGCAGCCTACGCCGACCATGCAAGAATATTAGGACAAAGCGATGATAAAGTATATCAATTTATTTATGAAGCTCTTGCTGCCGGATTAAATAAAAACCTGGGCGCTGATGAACTCGTAGGACTTGTTTTAAGATGTGGCGAGGCGAATCTTCTTGCAATGGAGCTTTTGGATACCGCAAATACTGGTGCTTACGGACACCCTGTTCCTACAAAAGTGCCTTTAGGAGCCAAAAAAGGAAACGCAATACTTGTTTCAGGTCATGATTTAAAGGATCTGGAAGAAATACTGAAACAAACCGAAGGCAAGGGAATAAATGTTTATACCCATGGGGAAATGCTTCCCGCCCACGGTTATCCTGGGCTTAAAAAGTATTCACATTTGTATGGACACTACGGAACGGGATGGCAAAACCAGGCAAAAGAATTTGCCGAATTTCCCGGTACAATACTTATGACAACAAACTGTATTCAAAAGCCGAAAGATGTTTATAAAGACAATATCTTTACTACCGGTCTTGTCGGCTGGCCCGGTGTAACACATATAGCTGATAAAAACTTTGCTCAGGTGATAAATAAAGCTCTTGGCATGCCCGGTTTTGAAAAAGACAATGACGGCAAAAGCGTTATGGTTGGATTTGCCCGCAATGCGGTTATGGGAGTTGCAGGACAGGTTATCGAAGCTGTTAAGGCAAAGGCGATAAGACATTTCTTTCTTGTTGCAGGCTGCGACGGAGCAAAACCGGGACGTAATTACTATACCGAGTTTGTCGAAAAAGTCCCTAAGGATTGTGTAGTCTTAACTCTTGCCTGTGGCAAGTTCCGCTTTTTTGACAAGGATCTTGGAGATATCGGCGGCATACCAAGGCTTCTTGATGTTGGGCAGTGCAATGATGCATATTCTGCCGTTCAGATTGCAGTTGCTTTATCAAAAGCCTTCGATTGCGGTGTAAACGATCTTCCGCTTTCTATGGTACTGTCCTGGTATGAGCAGAAAGCAGTTGCGATTCTGTTGACCCTGCTTTATCTTGGAATAAAAGATATCAGGCTTGGGCCAAGTCTTCCGGCTTTTATAACACCTAATATTTTAAATGTGCTGGTGGACAAATTTAATATCATGCCTATAAAAACTCCTGATGAGGATTTAAAGGCAATATTGGGATAA
- a CDS encoding PAS domain S-box protein, with protein sequence MKYRKCLENTDTIIKHFELDEEFIKVHTDDLLETNHKLQEIIKEKANIEKSLIESEKRFKRVLDNSYDVIYCINFETHQFEYLSPSSIHLLGYTSEEIMHLQKSENLNFLHPEEKENVREFFRNLDLNSNEIDTNRTIIFRMKHKTKGYRWVSNTRSVILDENGGPTAIVGNIRDITDIKNVEEQERKMKDDLEKIVQQRTTELEKNNTALEVLLKKREMDKTKLEEKLIFNIRQLVVPYLERLNNTTLDDYQENLIHIIEANLNDILTPLVPYVSASQLDLTPTEIQVASLIRLGKTTKEIANILCLAMSTIDFHRDNIRKKIGIKNKKINLRSYLMSLEQNIL encoded by the coding sequence ATGAAATACAGAAAGTGTTTAGAAAATACTGATACAATAATAAAGCATTTTGAGTTGGATGAAGAGTTTATAAAGGTTCATACCGATGATCTTTTGGAGACCAACCATAAACTCCAAGAAATTATCAAGGAAAAAGCAAATATTGAAAAGTCCCTGATTGAGAGCGAAAAGCGTTTTAAGAGGGTTCTTGATAATTCATATGATGTAATTTATTGTATAAATTTTGAAACACACCAATTCGAATACCTAAGTCCATCTTCCATACATTTGCTCGGATATACGTCTGAAGAAATAATGCACCTGCAAAAGTCTGAAAATTTGAATTTTCTTCATCCTGAAGAAAAGGAAAATGTCCGTGAGTTTTTTAGAAATTTAGATCTTAATTCAAATGAAATCGACACGAACCGGACGATAATCTTTCGTATGAAGCATAAGACAAAAGGTTATCGATGGGTAAGCAACACCAGATCGGTGATATTGGATGAAAATGGAGGACCAACAGCAATTGTTGGAAATATAAGAGATATTACCGATATAAAAAATGTGGAAGAACAAGAAAGAAAAATGAAGGATGATCTGGAAAAAATAGTTCAACAACGTACGACCGAACTTGAGAAGAACAACACGGCGCTGGAAGTTCTTTTGAAAAAACGTGAAATGGATAAAACAAAGCTGGAAGAAAAACTTATTTTTAATATCAGGCAACTTGTTGTTCCATACCTTGAAAGACTGAACAATACTACTCTAGATGATTATCAGGAGAATCTTATACATATAATTGAAGCTAACCTGAATGATATTCTTACCCCGCTTGTTCCCTATGTATCTGCTTCACAACTGGATTTAACTCCAACCGAAATTCAGGTCGCAAGCCTTATAAGACTGGGCAAAACCACTAAGGAAATAGCAAATATCTTATGCCTGGCTATGAGCACAATTGATTTCCATCGGGATAATATAAGAAAGAAAATCGGCATTAAGAACAAAAAAATTAATTTAAGAAGTTACTTAATGTCTTTGGAACAAAACATACTGTAA